The Thermotoga maritima MSB8 region AGAACTGAAGCTCGGGGTTCTGCCATCTCACCACGAACGTAATAGGTGTACTTCGGAAGGACCAGGTGAACTCTTGCATCTTTCACACCTTTTATCGTCATGATGCTTCTTTCAAGTTCCTCCTGTAAAGCGATCTGATATTTGACCTGCTTGTCGAAGCTCGTGGCTCCGAAAGAGTTTTCACTGAGTATAGAAAAACCTTTCCTTGAACTTCCGAGAACTCCTTCAGACGCCAGTTTCATTCTGAGTTCATAGACGTTGTAACTGTCGGGAACGTATATATCTCCCCCAGGGGATACTTTGTAAGGAACGTTCATCTCCTCGAGCTTTTGGATGATCACACCTGCCTCGTCTTCGTTGAGGCCAGACACGAGGAGTCTGTAGTGAGGAACGGACGCTACAACGGCGAACAGAACGATCGCTATTACAAGGGCAATCCCTATTCCTCCCACGAGGAATTTCCTTTCCCGAGGCATGGAGTTCCATAAGTCTACAATCTTCTTCCAGAGATCTCTCAAACGTTCAACAATGTTCATAGGATAATCCACCTCTCGTTAAATTTTACCACGTGATATAATTTTCAACATGAGAATAGAAGTAGTCAACGTTTCCCATATCTTTCACAGGGGAACACCCTTGGAAAAAAAAGCACTCGAGAATGTAAGCCTTGTGATAAACGAAGGAGAGTGTCTCCTTGTTGCTGGGAATACAGGATCTGGGAAGTCGACCCTCCTTCAAATTGTGGCAGGTTTGATCGAACCCACCTCAGGTGATGTGCTTTACGACGGAGAAAGAAAGAAAGGTTATGAGATAAGAAGGAACATAGGAATCGCTTTTCAGTACCCCGAGGATCAGTTCTTCGCAGAGAGAGTTTTTGACGAAGTGGCTTTCGCCGTGAAAAACTTCTATCCAGATAGGGATCCTGTTCCCCTGGTGAAGAAAGCGATGGAGTTTGTGGGGCTGGATTTCGACTCTTTCAAAGACAGAGTGCCGTTTTTCCTGTCCGGCGGTGAGAAGAGGCGGGTAGCGATCGCTTCTGTGATCGTTCACGAACCGGATATTCTCATCCTCGATGAGCCTCTCGTGGGATTGGATCGGGAGGGGAAAACGGACCTTCTGAGGATTGTAGAGAAGTGGAAGACCCTTGGAAAGACGGTCATTCTCATTTCTCACGATATCGAAACAGTTATAAATCACGTGGATCGTGTGGTGGTACTCGAGAAGGGAAAGAAGGTCTTCGACGGGACCAGAATGGAATTCCTTGAAAAATACGACCCTCGCTTCTTCACGAGCAAGATGCTGGTTATGAGAAGATTAGTTTTGAAAGGAGAAGACCCCTTCTCAATGAGCGACGATGAGCTTTTGGAAAGGGTGTGCAATTCATGAGATTAGATTTGTTTCTCAAGATCTCGGTGGTGAAGAGAAGAACGATTGCCCAGAAACTTCTGAAAGGGCAGAGAGTTTTGGTGAACGGAAGACCCGCGAAAGCCTCGTACGAGGTAAAGGACGGAGACATCGTGGAGGTGTTCTTACCAACCAAGAAAATAATCCTAAGGGTTGTGGGAAACGGAGGCTATGAAATCCTCAGTGAGGAGAGAGTGAGTAAACCTTTTTGATCTCTCCGTCGAAGTCTATCAACAGACTATCGGGGTTTATCTTTACGATCTTTCCCTTCTTTCCTTCCAGAGATATGAGATCTCCTTCTTTCTGAAGAAGGTACCTCTTCCAGATCCTCGTCAAAGCTTCTTTCTTCCTTGAGTATTTTCTGAAAATCACGCGCGCGTTCTTCAACATCGACTCCATGAGTTTCACAATGCTGATTTCTTTTCCCATGATTTCCTTCAGACTGATCGCTCTTGTTTTCAACTCGGCTGGGATTTCGTTGTTCACGTTCATGCCCACTCCCACAACAACGGCGAGAGGCTTTGCACCTTCAAAAATTCCCTCTGAGAGAACTCCTGCGAGCTTTCTCCCGTTTATGTACACGTCGTTGGGCCACTTTATGTTCGCATGTATTTTCATGTTTTCAAGAGTTTTCACAACTGCTACTGAGAACACCCTTGTGTAAAACGAAAGCTCCAGTGGCTTTCTCGGTTTGAAAAGCACCGAAAACCATAATCCACCCTTTGGAGAGTGCCAGTGTCTTCCGCTTCTTCCGTATCCGGAGGTCTGCTCCAACGCGACCACCACCGTGCCATCGGGATAGAAACGGTAATTCTCTTTCAAGAAACGATTCGTGGAGTCTATGGATTCGAAAGAAATGATCTTTTCTCCTATCAATCTCTCTCCCTCCCGTGCTACAATTCTAACAAACAAAAAGAGGGGGGAGACGAATGAGAATCGATCTTTCCCTTAAACCCACACCTGTTCAGTTTCTCAAAAGACTTTCGGAAAAATACGGGTTCAACATCTACGTTAAAAGAGACGATCTCACAGAGCTTGTGGGATCGGGCAACAAAATCAGAAAGCTGGAGTATCTTCTATGGGAAGCTCTTAAAAAAGGAGCAACGACTGTCTTCACCTGTGGAGGTCTTCAGTCGAACCATGCCAGAGCAACGGCATACGTTTCGAGAAGATACGGCTTGAAACCTGTTCTCTTCCTCAGAAAAGGGGAGAAGGTACTGAACGGAAATCTTCTCCTCGACATTCTCCTCGGTGCTGAAATAGTGGAGGTATCCCCGGAAGAGTACGAACGCATCGATGAGATCTTCGATGTTCACAAAAAGATGAGAGAAAAGAAAGGTGAAAAGGTGTACGTGATACCCGAAGGGGGATCGAACTCCCTTGGAGCCTTTGGCTACTTCAATGCGGTGCTGGAGATGAAAGATCAATTGAACCTCGAATCTTTCGATGCTATTGTGTGTGCTGTTGGAAGTGGTGGAACCATAGCGGGCTTGTCAGCTGGAATTTCCTTTCTGGAATATCACGTACCCGTAGTGGGTGTGAACGTCACCACGAAAAACTCGGATTATTTTGTGGGGAAGGTGAAAAGAATAATTAGTGGTATGGAAGAGTACGGCCTGAGAGTCAACGAAACCGTTTTCGAAGTGGTGGACGATTACAGAGGGCCGGGATATGCGATTCCGTCCAGTGAGGATGTGGAGATCTTGAAAGAAGTAGCTTCGATAGAAGGCATCATCCTCGATCCGGTCTACACGGCAAAAGCCTTCAGAGGAATGATCGAAATGTTCAGAAACTCAGAAAAGAACGTTCTTTTCATCCACACGGGGGGAATATTCGGTCTGTTCGCGCAGAGCAGGAGGTTGGTATAATGTTTCACTACGCTGTTCTTCTGAACGCACTTGGGGTTTTGATCGGTGCGTCCGTGGGCTTCCTGTTCAAAAGAAAGATTCCTCAGAGGTTACACGACATCCTTTTCACGGTGATAGGACTCACCACACTGGGTATAGGTATCCGGATGGTCACGCAGGGAGATGATTTTTTGATGATTCTCCTCGCACTCGTCGCAGGCGGCATCATCGGAGAGTTGTTCAGAATAGAGGACAGAATAGAAGGTATTGGGAAGAAGTTCAGTGATTCTCAGGGGTTTGCGGAGAGTTTTCTCACTTCTTCGCTTCTCTTTCTGGTTGGTCCCATGACCATAGTGGGATCCATAAACATAGGACTCACGGGAAACGCGGATTTGATACTCGTGAAAACGGTGCTCGACACAGTGTCAGCCACAGTGCTCACGGCAACCTTAGGAACAGGGGTTTTTCTCTCGGCAGTTTCTGTGTTCCTCGTTCAGGGACTTCTCGTTGTTTTCGCAAAGAGTTTGACTTTTCTCACAGGTGATGTGTTTATCTCCGATTTTGTTGGCACGGGTGGTGTCATGATTCTGGGTCTTGGAATAAGGATTCTTAAGCTGAGAGAGGTGAAGGTTGGGAACCTACTTCCGGCGCTGGTTTTGATTCCTATTTTTGACTGGTTGAAAAACCTTTTTTAAAAGGCATAGAAAAAGTGGTATAATTTTTCGTGAATAATTGTGAAATTTTTGACGAGGGGGAGTGAAGATGAGGGAGGTAATAGCAGAGATCGTCCAGAAAGCTAAAGAGACAGCAGAAGAGAGAGATGTTTTGATAAACACTCTGCACGAGATACAGAAGCGCTTTGACAACTTCATACCACCGGAGGCTGCTGAGATCGTGGCTGAAGAGCTCGATGTTCCGCTCTCCAGAGTGTACGAGGTGTTGACGTTCTACACCATGTTTTCGACAAAACCGAAGGAAAATACGTGATAAGGGTTTGTGAGAGTCTGCCGTGTCATGTTGAAAACGGAAGAGAAGTGGTCAAAGCCCTCAAAGAAATTCTGAAAATCGACTTCGGACAGACCACTTCTGATGGTCTTTTCACACTCGAAATGACGAGTTGTCTGGGTCTTTGTGGTGTTGCACCGGTGATCATGGTGAACGACGAGTATTACGGTAACATGACGCCCGATCGTGTGAAGGATCTCATAGATAGACTGAGAGGTGAGTCGCTATGAAACCGATAACAGTTCTGGTTTCGGTGGATTCAAACAGTGTGTTGATGGGTGCTCGTCACTTTCTCAATTACTTCAGAGATCTTGTGAAGGAACACAATCTCGAAGATACCGTCGATGTGCTGGAAACGGGCAGCATGGGAATTTATCCAGAAGGAGTGATTGTTTCCGTTCTTCCCGACGGTGTTTTCTACGTTGTGAGGAATGAATTGGATGTGAGGAGGAT contains the following coding sequences:
- the ecfA2 gene encoding energy-coupling factor ABC transporter ATP-binding protein EcfA2, with the protein product MRIEVVNVSHIFHRGTPLEKKALENVSLVINEGECLLVAGNTGSGKSTLLQIVAGLIEPTSGDVLYDGERKKGYEIRRNIGIAFQYPEDQFFAERVFDEVAFAVKNFYPDRDPVPLVKKAMEFVGLDFDSFKDRVPFFLSGGEKRRVAIASVIVHEPDILILDEPLVGLDREGKTDLLRIVEKWKTLGKTVILISHDIETVINHVDRVVVLEKGKKVFDGTRMEFLEKYDPRFFTSKMLVMRRLVLKGEDPFSMSDDELLERVCNS
- a CDS encoding S4 domain-containing protein; its protein translation is MRLDLFLKISVVKRRTIAQKLLKGQRVLVNGRPAKASYEVKDGDIVEVFLPTKKIILRVVGNGGYEILSEERVSKPF
- a CDS encoding biotin--[acetyl-CoA-carboxylase] ligase, which translates into the protein MIGEKIISFESIDSTNRFLKENYRFYPDGTVVVALEQTSGYGRSGRHWHSPKGGLWFSVLFKPRKPLELSFYTRVFSVAVVKTLENMKIHANIKWPNDVYINGRKLAGVLSEGIFEGAKPLAVVVGVGMNVNNEIPAELKTRAISLKEIMGKEISIVKLMESMLKNARVIFRKYSRKKEALTRIWKRYLLQKEGDLISLEGKKGKIVKINPDSLLIDFDGEIKKVYSLSPH
- a CDS encoding aminocyclopropane-1-carboxylate deaminase/D-cysteine desulfhydrase family protein, yielding MRIDLSLKPTPVQFLKRLSEKYGFNIYVKRDDLTELVGSGNKIRKLEYLLWEALKKGATTVFTCGGLQSNHARATAYVSRRYGLKPVLFLRKGEKVLNGNLLLDILLGAEIVEVSPEEYERIDEIFDVHKKMREKKGEKVYVIPEGGSNSLGAFGYFNAVLEMKDQLNLESFDAIVCAVGSGGTIAGLSAGISFLEYHVPVVGVNVTTKNSDYFVGKVKRIISGMEEYGLRVNETVFEVVDDYRGPGYAIPSSEDVEILKEVASIEGIILDPVYTAKAFRGMIEMFRNSEKNVLFIHTGGIFGLFAQSRRLV
- a CDS encoding DUF554 domain-containing protein, whose product is MFHYAVLLNALGVLIGASVGFLFKRKIPQRLHDILFTVIGLTTLGIGIRMVTQGDDFLMILLALVAGGIIGELFRIEDRIEGIGKKFSDSQGFAESFLTSSLLFLVGPMTIVGSINIGLTGNADLILVKTVLDTVSATVLTATLGTGVFLSAVSVFLVQGLLVVFAKSLTFLTGDVFISDFVGTGGVMILGLGIRILKLREVKVGNLLPALVLIPIFDWLKNLF